A genomic window from Ananas comosus cultivar F153 linkage group 22, ASM154086v1, whole genome shotgun sequence includes:
- the LOC109727326 gene encoding SAP-like protein BP-73: MSSARIHLVSDGYTLTDRKGTIGRATVPVCNGDRFFRGAIFLRKCSTYAPKRISFVCSASSNSHRRNPDFSRQQKGSSRGRGRQYQEREYSDNVEETDPVPSKNGPLLSLTSNPRHQATATPGRREKEIVELFRKVQAQLRERAAIKEEKKIETAQQQGQGERGTVDSLLKLLRKHSVDRKKKNTVDSDYNMDQPERSSTFEDEQNSNYFSPNNDSQEEVHEPDAAPFSRPASNFRRRSPVPKVKFQPIFSADEGNSFTPFKTAQGKKTAIREPEVVPEAEPEPLDEPDDVFLHDQSDTSDTEESHTEEIVEPPSTVESPDLGSMKLTELREIAKSRGIKGYSKLKKGELVELLSGYSA, from the coding sequence GTTATACACTCACTGATAGAAAAGGCACTATTGGAAGAGCAACCGTACCGGTTTGCAATGGAGACCGATTCTTTCGGGGGGCAATTTTCTTGAGGAAATGCTCTACTTACGCCCCAAAGAGAATTTCTTTTGTGTGTAGTGCTAGTTCTAACAGCCACAGGAGAAACCCAGATTTCTCAAGACAGCAAAAGGGATCTTCGAGGGGGAGGGGCAGGCAATACCAAGAGCGGGAGTACTCTGACAACGTTGAAGAAACAGACCCAGTACCCTCCAAAAATGGGCCACTGCTTTCTTTGACTAGCAACCCTAGGCATCAAGCCACAGCTACTCCAGGGCGAAGAGAGAAGGAGATCGTGGAGCTTTTCAGAAAGGTCCAAGCACAACTACGAGAACGAGCAGCAattaaagaagagaagaagattgAAACTGCGCAACAACAAGGGCAGGGAGAGAGGGGAACCGTTGATTCCCTTCTCAAGTTATTGAGGAAACATTCGGTGGATCGAAAAAAGAAGAACACTGTGGACTCTGATTATAACATGGACCAACCAGAAAGAAGCAGCACCTTTGAAGATGAGCAAAATTCGAACTATTTTAGCCCTAATAACGATTCCCAAGAGGAAGTTCATGAGCCAGATGCTGCGCCTTTTAGTAGACCAGCATCAAACTTCAGACGCCGTTCTCCAGTTCCTAAAGTTAAGTTCCAACCTATATTTTCAGCAGATGAGGGTAATAGCTTTACTCCATTTAAGACGGCTCAGGGGAAGAAGACTGCTATTCGTGAGCCTGAGGTTGTCCCAGAGGCTGAGCCTGAACCTTTGGATGAGCCCGACGATGTATTTTTACATGATCAATCCGATACTTCTGATACTGAGGAATCTCACACAGAAGAGATTGTAGAGCCCCCATCTACTGTGGAAAGCCCTGATTTAGGTTCTATGAAACTGACGGAATTAAGGGAAATTGCAAAGTCTCGAGGCATTAAAGGTTACTCAAAGCTGAAGAAAGGTGAATTGGTCGAACTGTTGAGTGGGTATTCTGCTTGA